The following coding sequences are from one Humulus lupulus chromosome X, drHumLupu1.1, whole genome shotgun sequence window:
- the LOC133805438 gene encoding uncharacterized protein LOC133805438: MYVIHAFINGPKVNSSTPATIAANINSIPMLNGTNFKNWKGKLLVNLGCMELDYALRQEQPSPLTSESTPDEKMEFERWDRSNRMSLMIMQQCIPEAFGGIESEEITKAKDFLDAIEKRFARNDKAEMTSLLASLMSMKYKG, translated from the exons atgtatgtaattCATGCGTTTATTAACGGACCCAAAG TTAATTCATCTACTCCTGCCACAATAGCTGCCAACATTAACTCTATTCCCATGCTTAATGGGACAAATTTCAAGAATTGGAAAGGGAAATTACTTGTAAACCTTGGTTGCATGGAATTAGACTATGCATTAAGGCAAGAACAACCTTCACCTCTTACTTCAGAAAGCACTCCTGATGAAAAGATGGAGTTTGAGAGATGGGATCGTTCTAATCGCATGAGTCTAATGATCATGCAACAATGCATTCCAGAAGCCTTCGGAGGCATAGAATCTGAAGAGATCACTAAGGCCAAGGATTTCCTCGATGCAATTGAAAAACGTTTCGCTAGAAATGATAAGGCTGAAATGACTTCACTTCTGGCTTCCTTGATGTCCATGAAGTATAAGGGTTGA
- the LOC133804326 gene encoding glutamate receptor 2.8-like, translating to MTMSKNNNYAILFLLMVSCSTWMLVCMAQNDTIPVKVGVVLDLETPVAKIWLSCIKLALSDFYASHAHFKTRLVLNIRDSNEDIVSAASAALDLIKNVQVEAIIGPQRSDQAKFIIDLGQKAQVPIISFSATSPSLKIPSQSSYFFQTAISDSSQVTAISSIVKEFGWRKVVPIYVTSEYGEGIIPYLVDALEKVDCGVPYRSPIPPSATDDQIKAELHNLNTMQTRVFVVHMSSDLGSRLLIIAKKIGMFGQGYVWIITQGMTNLLGSLDSSIISSMEGVLGIRNFVPQSKELDKFKVLWKAKFYKDNPTFLDAKLNVIGLWAYDSAQALALAVENISSSGVINTPILSNGGSTTDLDSFGVSPIGPKLLETLSGTRFKGLAGNFNLDNGQLEMSAFQIVNIVNGGRGREIGFWTQKNGLGRFLDSNNELYSTSKSNLGPIIWPGESLLPPRGWEIPTNGGKRLRIGIPVKTGFAEFVEVTHHDPGTNISEATGFSIDVFKAALEVLPYALSYDFFPYAKPDDTSAGTYDDLVRQVDLANYDAVVADLTIRANRTKYVDFTLPYTESGVAMVVPMKDHKTKSAWIFLKPLTWDLWVTILCFFLFIGFVVWVLEHRINEDFRGPPSHQIGTSFWFSFSTLVFAQKERVVSNLARFVTIIWVFVVLVLTQSYTASLTSLLTVEQLQPTSTDLTHLLKSGQIVGCRPSSFVYELLRQRGFQASQIVSIENAEHGDQLLSMGGAKGGIAAYVDETPYIRLFLAKYHCSKYTMVGPIFKTAGFGFAFPKGSPLVLDVSRAILNVTEGEEMKRLESKWLERNSKQNTCLEIDPKISSNRLSLDSFWGLFLIAGISSLFALTVFAIMFLHKHWKLLLDSNDSIRRKMRVIFKSFDQKDLSSHTFRKSNNNTNCPPSPTSTTFSGSNSPLSMASPEVVRPSNENIIQINEQ from the exons ATGACGATGAGCAAGAATAATAATTATGCTATACTATTCTTGTTAATGGTGAGTTGTTCAACATGGATGCTGGTATGCATGGCCCAAAACGACACGATTCCGGTGAAAGTTGGTGTCGTTTTGGACCTTGAAACTCCAGTTGCTAAGATTTGGTTAAGCTGCATAAAATTGGCTCTCTCAGATTTCTATGCCTCCCATGCCCACTTCAAGACTAGATTGGTTCTCAATATCAGAGACTCCAACGAAGATATCGTCTCTGCAGCCTCCGCAG CTCTCGATCTTATAAAAAACGTACAAGTGGAAGCAATAATAGGTCCACAACGTTCAGATCAAGCGAAATTCATTATCGATCTAGGACAAAAAGCTCAAGTGCCAATAATATCATTTTCAGCAACAAGCCCTTCTCTCAAAATTCCAAGCCAAAGCTCATACTTTTTCCAAACAGCCATAAGTGACTCATCTCAAGTCACAGCCATTAGCTCCATAGTCAAAGAATTCGGATGGCGAAAAGTTGTGCCCATCTACGTTACCAGCGAATATGGAGAAGGAATCATTCCTTATTTGGTTGATGCCTTAGAAAAAGTCGATTGCGGAGTCCCCTATCGGAGTCCTATTCCACCCTCAGCCACCGACGATCAAATCAAGGCCGAGCTTCACAACCTCAACACTATGCAAACTAGGGTTTTCGTTGTTCACATGTCGTCCGACCTTGGGTCAAGGTTGTTAATCATAGCAAAAAAGATTGGAATGTTTGGGCAAGGCTATGTTTGGATCATAACTCAAGGTATGACCAATCTCCTAGGCTCCTTAGACTCCTCGATTATTAGTTCAATGGAAGGAGTTTTGGGAATTAGGAATTTTGTGCCACAATCAAAAGAGCTCGACAAGTTTAAAGTTCTGTGGAAAGCCAAGTTCTACAAGGATAATCCCACTTTTCTTGATGCAAAACTCAATGTCATAGGCTTGTGGGCTTATGATTCAGCCCAAGCATTGGCCTTAGCAGTTGAGAATATCAGTAGTAGTGGtgttataaatacacccatattaAGTAATGGTGGCTCGACTACTGATCTTGATAGTTTTGGGGTGTCACCAATTGGTCCAAAATTATTGGAAACCTTATCAGGCACAAGATTCAAAGGCTTAGCTGGAAATTTCAACTTAGATAATGGGCAACTAGAAATGTCAGCGTTTCAAATAGTGAATATTGTGAATGGTGGTAGAGGAAGAGAGATTGGTTTTTGGACACAAAAAAATGGACTGGGAAGATTCTTGGATTCCAACAATGAATTATATTCGACTTCAAAATCGAATCTGGGACCTATTATTTGGCCAGGAGAGTCTTTATTGCCTCCCAGAGGTTGGGAAATTCCGACAAATGGTGGGAAGAGGTTGAGGATTGGAATTCCAGTCAAAACTGGGTTTGCTGAGTTTGTTGAAGTGACACACCATGATCCAGGTACTAACATATCAGAAGCCACAGGCTTTTCCATTGATGTATTTAAGGCTGCGCTTGAAGTATTACCATATGCTCTTTCGTACGATTTCTTTCCTTATGCCAAGCCTGATGATACAAGCGCTGGCACTTACGATGATTTGGTCCGCCAAGTAGATCTTGCG aACTATGATGCTGTGGTGGCAGACTTGACAATTAGAGCGAATCGAACCAAATACGTAGATTTCACATTGCCGTACACAGAGTCAGGCGTGGCAATGGTGGTGCCAATGAAAGATCACAAGACAAAAAGTGCATGGATTTTCTTGAAGCCTTTGACGTGGGATTTATGGGTCACCATTCTTTGCTTCTTCCTCTTCATTGGTTTTGTCGTTTGGGTTCTAGAGCACCGGATAAACGAAGATTTTCGAGGACCACCTTCACATCAAATCGGCACAAGCTTTTGGTTCTCCTTTTCAACCTTGGTTTTTGCACAAA AGGAGAGAGTGGTGAGTAACTTGGCTCGGTTCGTGACGATTATATGGGTGTTTGTGGTGTTAGTGTTGACTCAAAGCTATACGGCTAGTTTAACATCACTTTTAACAGTGGAACAACTTCAACCAACTAGTACCGATTTGACACACCTCTTAAAGAGTGGACAAATAGTGGGGTGTCGACCAAGTTCTTTTGTGTATGAGCTATTAAGACAAAGAGGTTTTCAAGCTTCTCAAATTGTATCTATTGAAAACGCCGAACACGGTGACCAACTCTTGTCCATGGGGGGCGCAAAGGGTGGTATTGCTGCCTATGTCGATGAAACCCCATATATTAGGCTTTTTCTTGCAAAATACCACTGTTCCAAATATACCATGGTTGGCCCCATATTCAAAACTGCTGGCTTTGGTTTC GCATTCCCAAAAGGGTCTCCTCTTGTACTTGATGTTTCAAGGGCCATTCTTAATGTGACAGAGGGAGAGGAAATGAAGAGACTCGAAAGCAAATGGTTAGAGAGGAATTCCAAGCAAAACACTTGTTTAGAAATCGACCCTAAAATCTCATCCAACAGACTTAGCCTTGATAGCTTTTGGGGTCTATTTCTAATAGCCGGCATTTCTTCATTATTTGCACTCACAGTCTTTGCAATTATGTTCCTTCATAAGCACTGGAAACTCTTGTTGGATTCCAATGATTCAATTCGGAGGAAAATGAGAGTCATTTTCAAAAGCTTTGACCAAAAAGACCTCAGCTCCCACACTTTTCGAAAGAGTAATAATAATACCAACTGCCCTCCAAGTCCAACAAGTACTACTTTTTCAGGCTCAAACTCGCCACTCTCAATGGCCTCTCCGGAAGTTGTACGGCCTAGCAATGAGAATATTATCCAAATCAATGAACAATAG